One Rosa chinensis cultivar Old Blush chromosome 3, RchiOBHm-V2, whole genome shotgun sequence DNA window includes the following coding sequences:
- the LOC112195099 gene encoding uncharacterized protein LOC112195099 — translation MVPGYVAHPGQLEAAPPPLEVDGPIPDNNNHITRPRTSVFRKLLFICYIVWVVYLLVMQPKTPKFKVESATVQLNTEGSKLTAQWDITLLATNPNHNFKFYYKRVQADVRYALGSYFLFTLVEKPRPSFVLNKSNQTRVELKLSVWKEWLGQKVVEEISSREVVSFGVELSSQVWFMSRLMPPGRVWLVVSCDEVDFRFSWNNRTGKLTSQSGKCVVKYGMIYISECLVTSSFLFFVIWACCVCDSKPRRSARVAPS, via the coding sequence ATGGTGCCTGGCTATGTGGCTCACCCAGGTCAACTCGAAGCCGCCCCACCACCACTGGAGGTAGACGGCCCAATTCCAGACAACAACAACCACATCACTAGACCGCGCACCTCCGTCTTCCGCAAACTCTTGTTCATATGCTACATCGTTTGGGTGGTGTATTTGTTAGTCATGCAACCCAAAACCCCCAAGTTCAAGGTCGAATCGGCCACTGTTCAGCTCAATACAGAAGGCTCTAAGTTAACCGCCCAGTGGGATATCACTCTCCTCGCCACCAACCCCAACCACAACTTCAAATTCTATTACAAACGCGTCCAGGCCGATGTCCGCTACGCGCTCGGTTCTTACTTCCTTTTCACGCTCGTGGAAAAGCCGCGTCCTTCCTTTGTTTTGAACAAAAGTAACCAGACTCGTGTGGAGTTGAAATTGAGTGTGTGGAAGGAATGGCTTGGCCAAAAAGTGGTAGAGGAAATCTCCTCTCGTGAAGTGGTGAGTTTCGGAGTCGAACTCAGCTCTCAGGTGTGGTTTATGTCTAGACTAATGCCTCCGGGACGTGTTTGGCTGGTCGTCTCCTGTGACGAGGTCGATTTCAGGTTTTCCTGGAATAATCGGACCGGAAAATTGACGAGTCAGTCAGGAAAGTGTGTTGTTAAGTACGGAAtgatatatatctctgaatgcTTAGTtacttcttctttcctcttcTTCGTTATTTGGGCTTGTTGCGTTTGTGATTCAAAGCCACGCAGATCAGCACGCGTCGCGCCTAGCTAA
- the LOC112195100 gene encoding pentatricopeptide repeat-containing protein At4g38150: MTRKTSKSKSKTKAKANTSEEIERLLEIDNVYDPVPPPYQQGPEPIVVCPNDPKDLAEVYEKVNFYAAGVILSVVKMVEGLSMDGYNLEAAEIGAEVMDKGNMPGVVVFTGIIEEYAKMGRTLDALKAYKRMLASKVTPNSYTYSILIETLAGDADPKFLVVAKKYMLEMMGMGMKPNALTYTAVFKGFAQRGKTEEAKQFLEDMKAKGFEPDEKAVREVLMGRRGPMVRSLFNILFGK; the protein is encoded by the coding sequence ATGACAAGAAAAACCTCTAAATCCAAGAGCAAGACTAAGGCGAAGGCTAACACTTCCGAGGAGATAGAGAGATTATTAGAGATTGACAATGTCTACGACCCCGTTCCTCCTCCTTACCAACAGGGCCCCGAGCCCATTGTGGTCTGTCCAAATGACCCCAAGGACTTGGCAGAAGTCTATGAGAAGGTGAACTTCTATGCCGCCGGTGTTATCTTGAGTGTTGTGAAGATGGTTGAGGGTCTGTCGATGGATGGCTACAACCTTGAGGCTGCGGAGATTGGGGCTGAGGTCATGGACAAGGGTAACATGCCTGGGGTGGTGGTCTTCACCGGCATCATTGAGGAGTATGCGAAAATGGGCAGGACCTTGGATGCTCTCAAGGCATACAAGAGGATGTTGGCCTCTAAGGTCACACCCAATTCTTACACTTACAGTATTCTAATTGAGACTCTGGCCGGAGACGCTGATCCgaagttccttgttgttgctaAGAAGTACATGCTGGAGATGATGGGGATGGGAATGAAGCCCAATGCATTGACTTATACTGCGGTGTTTAAGGGGTTTGCGCAGCGGGGGAAGACAGAGGAGGCGAAGCAGTTCCTGGAGGACATGAAAGCCAAGGGGTTTGAGCCGGACGAGAAGGCTGTAAGGGAGGTTCTTATGGGAAGAAGGGGACCTATGGTTAGAAGCCTCTTCAACATCCTCTTTGGCAAGTAA